In Leishmania braziliensis MHOM/BR/75/M2904 complete genome, chromosome 29, a genomic segment contains:
- a CDS encoding putative RNA binding protein, with product MRLRRTSPHNHHGRGGDKGGSSHLNSGADIDGAEIAEDQESIRSEQAGRAKRASCDTPGTANLSPHTLSSHQPIHPLQQQQRSGKRRDSAQRQSSFNSSQTGSLLLNSGSATLPTPGGGSAGGNTGGRPCRSTSGSGGSGGDGVSPSSSRHLQPPSNHSHVNLFVRDLPLELNEEKLRAMFTPFGDIVNSAIMRNIHTGISLGTAFVRFSKHEEAMRAMEAFAGGRSVTGSKRVTVQWARREHDKAPSGDERRKMRKLFIRNVPKDVTQEMLMTLFSQYGPVKSVSTHRDTAAANAVSQPGGGGGAAGAAEADFASHGGHDSTAATGASTDDRRIAFVTFEFEGVAEQATAAVHNTMPFASCQGIPLMVKLAEDTPVRHSALGSNHARANNSGTLNGLGANGNRVHLPHSGSMSSGGSVGVHHPALIVGVPSNNSLGWSDLPITDYLATPMVSPSAAQVHSATGLGVPLGTGRSRPLARGGALSISAGRSFSRAPQDGSISPALLPPRSFVGTTGSAGSPNGTPLYTGLTSIHSSSAMLPYTGQTSGSAQTPRQPVPSPTAFLASPTSASSTTANSQQPRSDSVAEPMLDGSQMLGSIGFIGSRSGSHNGQAIGSGPTDLIGLASGDGAGSFPVSSYETQEPYTMLQQYGSSLALASSATAQPPLSGPPSAPVPGVDTHPHAGVWNNHSNSSANASRLSYQVWGSYAEAAQCEGVISSPLLQSAQTSSTAPLNSSSFQQSPLKALSLPQPRSSAMQQSQQQQQQRPAPAEFDGSNIANGGRGPAQHLLIPQPRSNASTNSSVPLRRSAAAAAAAPSSSASRRANTLPPDASPPSCASTPQKNASRVLLSSATTSFTAGGDAHSRCNGTWGRRIALEGVGSVIGGASNLRHGPRATSSSILTLRSGTYSDGGSCTGANSSGSPTTGTWAAPLNPGLAGSFTSNNTNSFQPYGGNGILGTGSVASHSAHSTMDTRGSLTMKYTSVLPAQPASVPPPPSCSPAPQPPSRSFSFELTQSVTTPVAPPTFTTSPLMEAAAKMLSTDDDALTADDVNTFDYRAYVPEDTYAGKLNYSTPYATTVMHAVSGGDPPLRGMASGTRSSANIQTSNSQNTSVAARSQLNSPAPAATVSSVVAASVLCKSDQLGDPSPHFPSPGSAGLLDDHLLFQWEGNSAAMSDTPSITGFASVGGSAVQTALPSSDALRSKEFIEELDMMFTPSESRPQDMIALADAPTAASVPNMRLQPDAGAYWCTAPMRDTARLVLGSDMGVPAYRAPSTAISTPKDLSCGSTAKTLPGLTVQPPSRIGRSDDGDGDPTGWSVYPDVTLNLGWSLGFSSDPRKPGSVIGSDHESGSTHDGVDHLRYSQQLGNTLHSLYHLMSYDDASY from the coding sequence ATGAGACTGCGTCGCACCAGTCCTCACAACCACCATGGGCGCGGTGGTGACaagggcggcagcagtcACCTGAACTCAGGCGCCGACATCGATGGCGCGGAGATTGCGGAGGACCAGGAGAGCATTCGTAGTGAACAGGCTGGGCGAGCAAAGCGAGCCAGCTGTGATACCCCGGGCACGGCCAacctctctccacacacCTTGAGCTCTCACCAGCCAATTCATCcgctccagcagcaacagcgctcTGGCAAACGCCGCGACTCTGCACAGAGACAGTCGTCTTTCAACAGCAGCCAGACTGGAAGCTTGTTGCTCAACAGCGGTAGCGCAACGCTACCGACCcccggtggcggcagtgcaggTGGCAACACTGGTGGCCGCCCTTGTCGCAGCACGTCTGGATCCGGTGGtagcggtggcgatggcgttTCCCCATCGTCCTCGCGCCATCTTCAGCCGCCGTCAAATCACAGCCATGTGAACTTGTTTGTGCGAGACCTGCCGCTGGAGCTGAACGAGGAAAAGCTGCGAGCCATGTTTACCCCGTTCGGTGACATTGTCAACTCGGCCATCATGCGCAACATTCACACCGGCATCAGCCTTGGTACAGCCTTTGTGCGCTTTTCGAAGCACGAAGAAGCGATGCGGGCCATGGAGGCCTTCGCGGGCGGGCGGTCAGTGACGGGGTCAAAGAGGGTGACAGTGCAGTGGGCTCGCCGCGAGCATGACAAGGCCCCTTCTGGGGATGAGCGGCGCAAAATGCGGAAGTTGTTTATCCGCAATGTCCCAAAGGACGTAACACAGGAGATGCTCATGACCCTCTTCAGTCAGTACGGCCCGGTCAAGTCGGTCAGCACCCATCGCGATACGGCCGCTGCCAACGCCGTTTCGCAaccaggcggcggcgggggtgccgctggtgcggcagaggcagacTTCGCATCCCACGGCGGACACGACAgtaccgctgccaccggtgcCAGCACGGATGACCGTCGCATCGCGTTTGTCACCTTTGAATTTGAGGGTGTGGCAGAgcaggcgacggcggcagtgcacaACACCATGCCATTTGCTTCGTGCCAGGGTATTCCACTCATGGTGAAGTTGGCAGAAGACACACCAGTGCGGCATAGCGCTCTTGGCAGCAACCACGCCAGAGCCAACAACAGTGGCACCCTAAACGGTCTTGGTGCGAATGGGAATAGAGTGCACCTGCCTCACAGTGGCAGcatgagcagcggcggtagcGTGGGTGTGCATCACCCTGCCCTCATTGTCGGTGTTCCCAGCAATAATTCACTCGGCTGGTCCGACTTGCCCATAACCGACTATCTTGCGACTCCGATGGTGTCGCCGAGTGCTGCGCAAGTGCATAGTGCCACTGGGCTAGGAGTGCCGCTAGGTACTGGTCGCAGCAGGCCACTGGCACGTGGTGGTGCGCTGAGTATCAGTGCGGGTCGCAGCTTCTCTCGTGCGCCGCAGGACGGCAGCATCTCTCCGGCGCTCTTACCGCCGCGCTCTTTTGTCGGGACAACGGGCTCAGCCGGTTCACCGAACGGAACCCCGCTGTACACTGGTCTCACTTCAATTCACAGCAGCTCAGCAATGCTCCCCTACACTGGACAGACTTCTGGAAGCGCCCAAACGCCTCGGCAACCTGTTCCAAGCCCCACAGCATTCTTGGCGTCACCGACGTCCGCGTCGTCCACGACGGCCAATTCGCAGCAACCCAGGAGCGATAGCGTTGCGGAGCCTATGCTTGACGGCTCGCAGATGCTTGGTAGCATTGGGTTTATAGGGAGCAGAAGCGGCTCGCACAATGGGCAGGCGATAGGTAGCGGCCCAACGGACCTTATTGGCTTAGCTAGCGgagacggtgctggcagCTTCCCCGTCTCCTCGTACGAAACACAGGAGCCTTACACgatgctgcagcagtacggTAGCAGCCTGGCCCTTGCCAGCAGCGCTACTGCACAGCCGCCGCTATCGGGCCCACCTTCTGCACCCGTACCAGGGGTTGATACCCATCCACACGCAGGCGTCTGGAACAACCACAGCAACAGTAGCGCCAACGCCAGCAGGTTGTCTTATCAGGTGTGGGGTTCTTACGCCGAAGCCGCGCAGTGCGAGGGAGTGATCAGTTCGCCTCTGCTACAGTCAGCGCAGACTTCCTCCACAGCACCGCTCAACAGCTCATCTTTCCAGCAGTCGCCGTTAAAGGCCCTATCGCTTCCGCAGCCTCGCTCGAGTGCGATGCAGCAgtcgcaacagcagcagcagcagcggcctgcGCCAGCAGAGTTCGATGGCAGTAACATCGCAAATGGCGGCCGCGGCCCTGCCCAACATCTACTCATCCCACAGCCACGCAGCAATGCGAGCACCAACTCCTCGGTGCCCCTCCGCAGgtcagccgctgctgctgccgccgctccttCATCTTCTGCCTCTCGGCGCGCCAACACGCTGCCTCCAGACGCTTCTCCACCTTCGTGCGCGTCGACTCCGCAGAAGAATGCCTCTCGAGTTTTGCTGTCAAGCGCCACGACATCTTTCACcgctggtggcgacgccCATTCCAGGTGCAACGGCACATGGGGTCGCCGTATCGCATTGGAGGGAGTCGGCAGTGTGATTGGCGGTGCGTCGAACCTGCGCCATGGCCCACGCGCGACTTCCTCGTCAATACTCACCCTTCGTAGTGGGACTTATAGTGATGGGGGCAGCTGCACTGGCGCGAACAGTTCTGGCTCCCCCACTACTGGTACATGGGCTGCCCCGCTCAACCCCGGCCTTGCGGGTTCCTTTACAAGTAACAATACCAACAGCTTCCAGCCCTACGGAGGCAACGGCATCCTTGGCACTGGCTCTGTAGCTAGCCACAGCGCTCACAGCACAATGGACACGCGCGGCAGCTTGACAATGAAGTACACTTCTGTTCTCCCAGCGCAGCCGGCTagtgtgccgccgccaccgagcTGCTCGCCcgcgccacagccgccgtcgcggagCTTTTCTTTTGAGCTGACACAGTCCGTCACGACACCAGTAGCTCCGCCAACGTTTACAACATCGCCGTTGATGGAAGCGGCCGCCAAGATGCTATCCACAGATGACGATGCATTGACCGCCGATGATGTGAACACCTTTGACTACAGAGCTTACGTTCCAGAAGACACGTACGCGGGCAAGTTGAATTACAGCACCCCGTACGCTACAACAGTGATGCATGCGGTGAGCGGTGGTGACCCGCCGCTGCGTGGTATGGCCAGCGggacccgcagcagcgccaataTACAGACGAGCAACAGTCAAAACACCTCCGTGGCGGCGCGGTCCCAACTAAACAGTCCTGCTCCTGCCGCGACCGTCTCTTCCGTCGTGGCTGCCTCGGTGCTCTGCAAAAGCGACCAACTCGGCGACCCGAGCCCCCACTTCCCTTCGCCCGGTAGTGCCGGTCTCCTTGACGACCACCTACTTTTCCAGTGGGAGGGCAACTCCGCCGCGATGAGCGATACACCCAGTATTACCGGCTTCGCAAGCGTAGGTGGATCCGCTGTTCAGACAGCACTGCCATCCAGCGATGCTCTGCGCAGCAAAGAGTTCATAGAGGAGCTTGACATGATGTTCACACCCTCGGAGTCGCGCCCGCAAGACATGATAGCACTCGCAGATGCACCGACGGCTGCCTCTGTGCCAAACATGCGGCTGCAGCCAGACGCCGGGGCCTACTGGTGTACTGCTCCGATGCGCGATACTGCAAGGCTGGTTTTGG